One part of the Amphiura filiformis chromosome 5, Afil_fr2py, whole genome shotgun sequence genome encodes these proteins:
- the LOC140153573 gene encoding uncharacterized protein: MSRQLGATFRCCMPTNKSNADHADNNRVPSFDKDITDIPAQDAQEPSSQDHEHYHMYSFTLPEAPYAELNIRHKSSLSYDKTDQASPSDDKKDEVNNEPTGSIANYSVSTYQGNSPPLPESTAENASVTSQGDYKANVNLYTAHGSDPVSDSANKNRSVSTVSTVSKDSGFVDNSRRGTMIASEKDEAAEYKPPETDGVEFVVGNSNTSGSNQEQLLAPLADESDELKIILAKLDKLSSTVSSAQLKRKRISLNNFAAAFLTGERGGIITIDQRNRRVSISVPPGALPIKDKPQLVYIYIPNQSQIPSTNGKSDEAWIAPNVRCGPSGLTFRKPVFLTIPYESYVDSTSMKIVGYQKKLSTGNKWNQLKEGEDAVTVSRQENVTLFLNHFCDYGCTGLSKWINALVLVKREETCTRHVFVHLFDINTELKVDDSCDSQAMEISDNGGSIQVNINEVCKSWKILKSSQEIEFSDMWFDHSTTSSDSVKFTAKLQNSDVGASSADMPNFSANVDIYQNNNHRPRTSLKVIDEDPNTRMRPLEISEIRKSMDAQFLQDYFDDSPYFVQQCRYTGICTLLDTAEESQGCWKKFGVEIGVSEIQTLRWIAKITKQSDHPSPAATLLDFYLQDACSDSEKDTLYKLRCLSNIFLKIDNHAAKKWVDEEISDRTTHVFERDLYDSPRSTTAQKTTMGHSTAFDDKACQVPDVLELVQTRPACPVKKKKTFRQKTKKRVSKMFGIKTEGAAHASSNNNQSAGTSNAAYKEDQTTEPSFPMFTDGNDNLTVPHIEVHSAHDSRKASKLSAMSKDSGFSSRPPSMAPSEISTLRPLSAASTTSTLRPLSAASTTSTLRPLSAASSTSTILYQPHQPNRPDSTISEDSAIRPDSAISEDSAIRPCSTLSSQLGSDGLHTIDEGMEEIDEDSESD, encoded by the exons ATGTCGCGACAACTTGGGGCAACATTTAGGTGCTGTATGCCTACCAACAAATCAAACGCCGACCATGCCGACAATAATCGAGTGCCGTCATTTGACAAGGATATCACAGATATTCCAGCTCAAGATGCTCAAGAGCCATCGTCCCAAGACCATGAACATTATCATATGTATTCATTTACACTTCCCGAGGCACCATATGCAGAATTAAACATAAGACACAAATCTAGCCTCTCTTATGATAAAACTGATCAAGCTTCCCCGAGCGATGACAAAAAAGATGAAGTAAACAATGAACCAACTGGCAGCATCGCCAATTACAGTGTGAGCACATATCAAGGAAATAGCCCACCGTTGCCAGAGAGCACTGCAGAGAATGCATCGGTGACATCACAAGGTGACTACAAAGCTAATGTAAATCTGTATACCGCGCACGGCAGTGACCCGGTCAGCGATTCCGCTAATAAGAATAGATCTGTAAGTACTGTAAGTACAGTAAGTAAAGATTCTGGCTTTGTTGATAATAGCAGACGTGGAACCATGATAGCTAGTGAAAAAGACGAAGCTGCCGAATACAAACCGCCGGAAACAGATGGCGTGGAGTTTGTAGTCGGTAACAGCAATACTTCCGGTAGTAATCAGGAACAGCTTCTGGCACCTCTTGCCGATGAAAGCGATGAACTAAAGATTATCTTGGCAAAATTGGATAAACTTAGTAGTACTGTGTCATCAGCACAATTGAAACGAAAGCGAATTTCATTGAACAATTTCGCAGCAGCATTCTTGACTGGAGAACGCGGAGGGATAATAACTATAGATCAGAGAAACAGGCGAGTGTCCATCTCCGTCCCACCAGGTGCATTGCCGATCAAAGACAAACCACAGCTCGTCTACATTTACATTCCCAATCAATCCCAGATTCCAAGCACTAACGGGAAGTCAGACGAAGCGTGGATCGCACCTAATGTCCGGTGCGGTCCATCTGGTCTTACATTTCGGAAACCAGTTTTTTTGACCATTCCATATGAGAGCTACGTCGATTCGACATCCATGAAAATTGTGGGTTATCAGAAGAAATTATCTACCGGAAATAAATGGAACCAGTTGAAGGAAGGAGAGGATGCAGTGACCGTGTCTCGTCAAGAGAATGTCACTCTCTTCCTAAATCACTTCTGTGATTATGGCTGCACAGGATTGTCCAAGTGGATAAATGCATTGGTGTTAGTTAAGAGAGAAGAGACATGTACGCGCCATGTGTTTGTTCACCTATTTGACATCAATACGGAG CTTAAGGTCGACGACTCCTGTGACTCTCAGGCTATGGAAATCAGTGACAATGGTGGAAGTATCCAAGTCAATATCAATGAGGTCTGCAAATCATGGAAGATTCTGAAATCTAGTCAG GAAATAGAATTCAGTGACATGTGGTTTGATCATTCGACAACATCAAGCGACAGCGTCAAGTTCACAGCTAAACTGCAGAACAGCGATGTGGGTGCGTCGTCAGCGGATATGCCCAACTTCTCCGCGAACGTCGACATTTATCAAAACAATAATCACCGACCTAGAACAAGCTTAAAAGTGATAGACGAGGATCCGAACACAAGGATGCGTCCCTTGGAAATATCAGAG ATCAGAAAGTCGATGGATGCTCAATTCCTTCAGGACTATTTCGACGATTCCCCATATTTCGTGCAGCAGTGTAGATACACTGGTATTTGCACGTTATTGGATACTGCTGAAGAATCACAAGGGTGCTGGAAGAAGTTTGGAGTCGAAATTGGTGTCTCTGAAATCCAGACATTGAGGTGGATCGCCAAAATTACCAAGCAAAGCGATCATCCAAGTCCTGCCGCGACGTTATTAGATTTCTACCTGCAAGATGCATGCTCAGACTCAGAGAAGGATACTTTATACAAACTTCGGTGTCTTAGCAACATATTCTTGAAAATTGATAACCATGCTGCAAAGAAGTGGGTCGATGAGGAAATTTCCGATCGTACCACACACGTATTTGAAAGAGATCTCTATGATTCACCGAGATCGACAACGGCACAAAAGACCACCATGGGACATTCGACAGCGTTCGACGACAAGGCTTGTCAAGTTCCAGATGTTCTAGAATTGGTACAAACACGCCCAGCATGCCCAGTGAAGAAGAAAAAGACTTTTCGTCAGAAAACTAAGAAACGCGTAAGCAAGATGTTCGGTATTAAGACTGAAGGTGCTGCACACGCGAGCTCTAATAATAACCAATCTGCCGGAACTTCTAACGCAGCTTATAAGGAAGACCAAACAACAGAACCATCGTTTCCAATGTTCACAGATGGAAATGACAATCTAACGGTGCCCCACATAGAAGTGCATAGTGCGCATGATAGTAGGAAAGCGTCAAAATTGTCGGCAATGTCGAAGGACAGTGGGTTCAGTAGTCGGCCTCCATCTATGGCGCCGTCAGAAATCTCAACCCTGCGTCCCTTATCCGCCGCGTCAACAACCTCAACCCTACGTCCCTTATCCGCCGCGTCAACAACTTCAACTCTGCGTCCCTTATCCGCCGCGTCATCAACCTCAACCATTCTCTATCAACCTCATCAACCCAACCGTCCTGATTCTACGATATCAGAGGATTCAGCCATTCGTCCTGATTCTGCGATATCAGAGGATTCTGCCATTCGTCCATGTTCCACATTATCTTCACAGTTAGGATCAGATGGATTGCATACGATAGACGAAGGAATGGAAGAAATAGATGAAGATTCGGAATCAGATTAG